In the genome of Bombus affinis isolate iyBomAffi1 chromosome 7, iyBomAffi1.2, whole genome shotgun sequence, one region contains:
- the LOC126918644 gene encoding NEDD4 family-interacting protein 1-like, giving the protein MDSNIHYNMPPQTNSNLNEEPSSQNEVPALAVSVSVIQNDTINSGNIAAAQTSIEDRMTGGEDIPPPKADFSAPPPYEVATKLPSYEEVQREKTLQGEPYPQIHMPENIRTPARPLTILAIDTEVVEGDPESTLLGTDFMFFTAFLVAFCFNWIGFLLMMCFCHTIASRYGALSGFGLSLSKWTFIVKHSTDLASRENSWLWWLIMGFGVLICARAIIQYLNIKRGWRLLPGSAQERLLFFY; this is encoded by the exons ATGGATAGTAATATTCATTACAATATG CCTCCACAAACAAACAGTAACTTAAATGAGGAACCATCATCCCAAAATGAAGTACCTGCACTAGCTGTGTCTGTATCAGTTATACAAAATGATACAATCAATTCGGGAAACATTGCTGCAGCACAAACTTCAATTGAAGACCGTATG ACTGGAGGAGAAGACATTCCACCTCCAAAGGCAGATTTTTCAGCGCCACCACCTTATGAAGTTGCCACAAAATTACCTAGTTATGAGGAAGTACAACGTGAGAAAACATTGCAAGGAGAACCTTACCCTCAAATCCACATG CCTGAAAATATTAGAACACCAGCAAGGCCTTTAACAATATTGGCTATAGATACTGAAGTTGTAGAAGGAGATCCAGAGAGTACTTTACTTGGCACTGATTTTATGTTCTTTACAGCATTTTTGG TTGCATTTTGTTTTAATTGGATCGGATTTTTACTAATGATGTGCTTCTGTCATACAATTGCATCTCGATATGGAGCACTGTCTGGTTTTGGTTTGTCTTTGTCAAAATGGACATTTATTGTTAAACATTCCACTGATCTTGCATCACGTGAAAATTCATGGCTATGGTGGTTGATAATGGGATTTG GAGTTTTGATTTGTGCACGTGCTATTATTCAATATTTGAACATCAAACGTGGTTGGAGACTACTACCTGGAAGTGCTCAGGAACGCTTACTCTTTTTTTATTAA
- the LOC126918636 gene encoding peptidyl-prolyl cis-trans isomerase D gives MGDSLRNQNSNCKKNPIVFLDIAIESEKAGRIVIELFKDVVPRTAENFRALCTGEKGIGINGKKLHYKGSIFHKVLSQFMVQGGDIINFNGTSGESIYGTQFEDENFVLSHSSGGLLSMVNEGYPNSNSSQFIITVSATTHLDNTNVVFGKVLKGMGVVLEVSRAKTIQDVPVQKIHIFDCGELKHNQNWELEENDGTEDVFTPWPEDWDYSKNIKRQDYKYIMDVIQKIKDSGNYYFLRKNYVDAGRKYKKALRYYKWMMKTVDVPDSSNESIVNTKVTLLLNLAAVKLKQKSHREALKLCSEVLQINQNNSKALFRRSQAYMGLNEYDLGLADLQQALLESPNNKDILLEIDKVKRVMNSYLVIERASCQKMFK, from the exons atgggAGATTCGCTAAGGAATCAGAACAGTAACTGTAAAAAAAATCCAATCGTGTTTTTAGATATAGCAATTGAATCAGAAAAAG CTGGGAGAATTGTGATAGAGCTTTTTAAAGATGTTGTACCTCGAACAGCTGAAAATTTTCGTGCACTATGTACTGGAGAAAAAGGTATTGGAATCAATGGCAAAAAGTTACATTACAAAGGATCAATATTTCATAAAG TGTTATCACAGTTCATGGTCCAAGGTGgagatataataaattttaatggtACAAGTGGAGAAAGTATATATGGAACACAATTTGAGGATGAAAACTTTGTGCTCTCTCATTCATCAGGAGGATTATTGAGCATGGTAAATGAGGGTTATCCAAACAGCAACAGTTCTCAGTTTATAATTACTGTTTCAGCCACGACACATCTAGATAATACTAATGTCGTATTTGGTAAAGTTTTGAAAGGAATGGGTGTTGTATTAGAAGTATCCAGAGCTAAAACAATTCAGGATGTACCAGTTCAG aaaatacatatatttgacTGCGGAGAGTTGAAACATAATCAAAATTGGGAATTGGAAGAGAATGATGGTACAGAGGATGTATTTACCCCATGGCCAGAAGATTGGGATTattctaaaaatattaaaagacaaGAT TACAAGTATATAATGGATGTTATTCAGAAGATAAAAGATTcgggaaattattattttttacgaAAAAATTATGTAGATGCAGGCAGGAAGTATAAGAAAGCATTACGCTATTACAAATGGATGATGAAGACAGTAGATGTACCAGATTCTTCCAATGAATCAATAGTGAATACTAAAGTAACTCTATTACTTAATCTTGCAGCTGTTAAATTAAAGCAAAAGAGTCATCGCGAAGCTTTAAAGCTTTGTTCAGAG gtTTTACAAATAAATCAGAATAACAGTAAAGCATTATTTCGTAGAAGTCAAGCGTACATGGGACTAAATGAATATGATTTAGGTTTAGCAGATTTACAGCAAGCATTATTAGAATCTCCTAATAATAAAGATATTTTGTTAGAAATTGATAAAGTTAAAAGAGTTATGAATTCCTATTTAGTTATTGAGAGAGCTTCTTGCcaaaaaatgtttaaatga